GTCTGCTTCATCCCATCCCCATGCTTTGGCGTAGCGACAGCCGCAAAGGTCTGAAATGAATCTTCAGGAATTTCCGTTACCGTCTCGCGCTGAAACAGAGCGCGTTCAAATTCCTGCTTAAAGACTTTGATGTCGGCAATTCGTTTGTGTGGGTCTTTTTCCAATGCGCGTCCCATGACGGCCCGCAGATGAACGGGCAAACGGCTCAGGTCCGGCTTTTCGGAAAGATGTTTCATGAGAATCTCCGCCGTCGATTCCCCGTCGAAGGGGACTACGCCGGTAATCATCTCGTAGACCATCACGCCGACCGCATAGATATCGACTTCTTTTCCGTAACGTCCCCGCGCCACTTCGGGTGCCATGTAATACACGGTGCCCACGCTCTGTGTATTCGCACTCCGTCGACTGTGAGAGATGAATTTAGACAAGCCCACATCACCAATTTTGATGGTCTCGCCATCGCGGAATACATTCGAAGGTTTCAAATCCCGGTGTACCAGACCGCGACTGTGCAGATAAGACAAGCCTTCGGAAATCCCCGACAGCCAATACCGCACCTGTTCCATCGGCATCCCGTTGGGGCACTGATGCAAAGCTTTATCCAGCCCTTGACCGGACACATATTCCATCACCACCCAGTGGTCGCCGTCGCGGTCCGTTTTGACATCAAAGATCGTGACCAGATTCGGATGTTTTAGATTCAGACATTGCGTCACGCCGCGCAATTCAACATCCATGTTCTGCTGCAGCAGTTTGAGCGCCACTTCTTTGCCCGAATCACTCAGTGCATAATACACCTCTCCAAATCCACCCCGATCGATGGCGCGCTTGATCGTAAATCCTGCTAAAGGCTTCGATTCTGGTGCAAAGGTGAATTTCATGGTTCATTCCATCCGTTAAACAACGTATTTGTTGTACGGCAAACTATTTACGACTGTGAATTAATGTGTGTACTTCCACACACTCGCATGAGAATTACTGACTGTTTTAATAACGTTCAAAAAGGCATGGTGGATCATTTTATTTCTCTGAATCTATTGCCCTGTCTGTTTAATACGCTCGGGACGACGGACCAGATAATAGATCAAAGCACCAATCCCATTTAGAAAGATTATCACTAACGCCCAGATGATTTTATCGTTGCCAACAGACGGTTCATTTTTCAGACAATCAATCAACATCCAGATCCAGAGCACAAACGCTAATACCGAAAGAAAAAATCCGATGACTGTAAGCACCAGGCCGACTAATAAGCCCATAATTCAAATTCCAATAATAAAATCCATGAGTCTCCAAATTTACTGACCCGTCTGCTTGATTCGTTCAGGCCGCCGGACCAGGTAATAGATCAAAGCACCAATCCCATTTAGAAAGATTATGACTAACGCCCAGATGATCTTATCGTTGCCAACAGACGGTTCATTTTTCAGACAATCAATCAGCATCCAGATCCAGAAAATAGTCGCCAAAATACCAATAACAAAAGACAGTAATCCAAATATCAAACCAAGGATTGAGAACATAATTCCAATTTCCATAAGATTATTTTTTATATCAGCGCGAGTAAAACCTTGAATCGATTATCCAAGAACCTCCTGGAAGAAATACAATGGACTCTTTAGCTATTGTCCCAGTTGTTCTATTCGCTGGGGCCGACGTATGAAGTAATAGAGCAAAGATCCGATAATCCCGAGAAACACCATCAAGAGTACCCAGATCACTTTATCATTTCCTTCCGATGGTTCATTTTTTAGGCAATCGACTAGCATCCAGATCCACATCACCAACTGTAAGATAATGAAAGCAGCAACTCCCATTATAATCAGTCCAACTATTATTGAATCCATGAACTTCACTTTCTTAACAACACAAACTGATTAGCGCAAGTAAAACCCCAGTTCGTTTAACTAACGACCTCCCAGCGAAAACGCAATTCAGGTCCACTTACCAGAGAACCCGGGGTTAACACGGCTCCCTCAGAAGCAGGCTCTGCATTGTTAAATATTTCCAGCTTTGAGCGACACAAAATCTGGTCACCTTGTCGATACAAAATGACGGTTCCCGACCAATTGTGACAGACAACATGATTCTCACAGGAGGGCCCCATCAAACATGTATCCGCCATCAAGATGATGCCATCCAGTCGCTGCTGAGGCTGATGATAGCTAGTCAGATCCAGACAAGCAGTCGCACTCAGCACAGTTGGCTGACGAAATGTGAGCACAGCATCTGTATTCAGTCTAAGCTCTGCCTGATCGGTCAGCAAGACGCGGTCATTCACAGCACGCTGATTACAAAAAACAGGGGCCTTCGCTTCCAGATAATAGCTCTCGCCAGAACGCACGATTGAAGCATGATGCCGGGACAAGTTCGCCAGCAAAGACAAATCGGCCCAAGCCGATCCCAAGCCACCAATGGTTCCCGGATCCCCCGGGCCACCAATGCGCATTGTTTCCTGTAAATACACCAGATAGGTTCCGACTCCGTCAATCCACAACAGATAGCTCGAACCAGCGGCGGTTTTGGTCGCGGGAGCTTGCTGCGAATCTTTTGATGACGAAGTGAAGAAGCCCAAGGTTGTTCTCCTGAAAACAGATCTGATTTTAGACGAAGTGACAGATAGTATGACTCTTTATCTTAACGTATGATTCCCCAAATTGGTCTATTGGAATCGATTTTTTCGCTAATCATCAGGCTGATTCCTGACTTATGTAAAATTGGCACGGGGCAGGCAGCCTCGTCCAGGGACGAAAACTACCTGCCACCACTCGCGCCAATGCTTTATCTCTCAGTCAGAAAATTACTGAACAGCAACTTTATCGCCAGATTTCAGTTTGAAGTACTCATCCATTTGTTTCACCACATCCCGCTTTTCTTCTACTTTCGTATCGACGGGAATCAGGCCGGTGAATTTTCCTTCGGCATCCAGCAGCTTTTCTTTCACATCCAGCTGCTTGTTCAAATCTTTGATCAGCCCCTTGGCTCGTGTGAGCTGCGAGTTGTCAATTTCCAGGTTACTGACCGTCTCGGCTGCCTGGACCGATTTCAAACGTGCTTCCAGTTGTTCGATCTGCACTTCCATATCCATCTTGGCAGACAGCATGTTTTCGAGCTTCTCACGGTTGGCGTCCAACGCTTTTTCGCGTGCTCTTAAAATCTGCTGATTTCGTTTTAATGTGTCCGTAGCGACCTTGAAACGATCAAATCGCTGTGCCAGATCGTTGCGAATTTCATCTTTGGAATAGGTTCGACTCGCATACACAAACTCGGTGTCACTCGACTCCAGATCAGAACGTAGCGTAAACATCGCCTCTTTCTGCTGTTTCATTGCCAGCTCTGAATCGTGAATTTCGTTCTGCAGCGATTCAACGTCAACCTGTTGCTCGGCAATCACATGCATGCAGCGCCGGATATCCGGAACCAGATCCTCTACCATCTTGCGAGCACGTTCCACTTCAAAATCAACGGGAACTTCGGCTTTGACCGCATCCCTGACGGAATTGCCCGCCGTTTTCACATAGCTCACCACATCACGGCCAAAGACGAAGGTACCCAGCGTGGCCAGCACTGCAGCACCTATCACAAATTTCTTACAGAAAAATACCATTGTCCAGACTCCCTCTCACAACAACAAACTTCGATTCGGAACCGTAGGCCAAACCGATCGGCCACGTCACTCTCAGTTATTCGCCGGCCGCACTCCAATCTTGAAACATTTTCAAAAAGATTTCCCACAAAAACAAAAAAACGCCGTATCCTATTGAAATTCAATAAGATACAGCGTATGTGTTCTGAAAAACAACTCGTATCAAGCAGACGTTTGCGGTAACGCTTTCAGAAAGAAGTCGATGAAGTTCTGAGACATTATGCCCTTAATATCTTCCGTGCTGTAACCCCGCTTCTCCAGAATCCCGGCGTACATCTCCAAGTCAGCAATGGTATCCAGATCATGTGGCGTCTGCTCTTTGCCGAAACCACCATCCAGGTCCGTCCCCATACCACAATGCTTCGCATTTCCTGCCAGCTGACAAATATGATCGGTATGGTTGGCAATGTCTTCCATTGATGTTGTCGCCGGATCAGAAACACCAATCGTCCAACCTGGTTTGATCATCCAGTTATCGAAAGCACAACCGATCACCGCCCCCCGTTCAATCAACGCCTTGATTTGCTCATCCGTCAATTGTCGGTCTGCGTCTACCAACGAACGGCAGTTATGATGGCTGGCAAGCACAGGTCCCTGATAAATCTCAAGTGCTTCCCAGAACGATTGATCTGCCAGATGAGTCACATCCAACAGCATCCCTACCCGATCCATCTCTTTCAGTAAAGCAGGACCTTCCTCTTTGAGTCCTCCGGTACTGCCTGTTCCAAAACAGTAGGGTCCTGGCCCATAGTGTGCGGGTCCTAAAATCCGTAAACCCGCATCAAACCAGTCACCAATTTGTTCTGGAGACAGAATCGGCGGTGCGCCCTCCATACTCAGGATAAAACCAATCGGAATAGAACTCCCGTCTGCTCGTGCAGCGTCTTCGTTGGCCTCCCACTCCGCCACATGACTCTGTAAAGTGGCGCTGTCTGGAATCTCTCTCAACACTCCTTTGGCAACCATTGCCCGGTAATAAGCCAACTGCCCCATCGCCACGCCATAGGCGGCTTCGCGAGACTGATAATGCGTCAGCGCGGCATCTTTGCGATGCAATCGTGGCAACAACGTAGAAATCGTCATCCCCACGCCCCCTTTGCGTAAAGCATGCCAGGAAACGGTCGCTTCGCCAGGGATAATATTTTCGAACTGCCTTTCGAATTTCCTGATTTCGGTAACAGGTAGTTCCAGATCACGGTTCCATTCACAGGCGTTCCAGGCCATATCAAGGTGGGCATCAAAAATCAGCATGAGTTCTACAATCCTGAAAGAAAGGTGGGAATGATCGTTTCCAATCATTGATTTAAATATCAGCCACGCGCCGGTGGCATCATGTTGAGGAAGGAGTTTCGGGAGCGGTCACGACATCGGAAGCAGAACCACCACAGCAACAGACTCCTGCAGCCAGAGAAAACCAGCCCACAATGAGCAACGTGCCCCCAATCGGCGCAATCGCTCCCCAAAAAGTCTGACCGCTCAAAGTCAAAACGTAAAGACTGCCGGAGAAAAAAATGATCCCCAGCAGAAAACACCAGCCCGCAATATTCAACAATTTTTTCTTCTGTGAAGTCAGGCCGGCAAAACCGACCATCAGTAATGCCAGCGAATGATACATCTGATATTGTGCGCCGGTTTTGAAATCATTTAGATATTTCTGCGACGCCGGTACTTTCACGCCAGCGACCGTTTTGACCTGCCCTGCATATTTCTCCGTGAAATATCCGTCGATTCCATGCGCGCCGAATGCCCCTAAAATCACAGCCAGGCCCCCCAAAGAGGCACCAATCGTAGACCAGTTAAGAGAACAACAAGACATCAGATTTCTCCAGATTCAGAAAGAGTCAGAGTCAAGACTCATCAATATTATAACTCGATTTTCGTTCCCAGTACTTTCAGAAAAGCCGCCAGCCACTGTGGATGTGCGGGCCAGGCGGGCGCGGAAACCAGATTCCCATCCACGTGCACGCCATCAATGGGTGTCTCGACATAAGTGCCTCCCGCTAGATTCACTTCCGGAGCACAGGCTGGATACGCCGTACAGCTTTTTCCTTTGAGCACATCAGCGGCTGCCAGCAACTGTAAACCATGACAGATCGCGGCAATCGGTTTATTCGCTTCGGCAAACTCACGTGTTATCTCCAGGACGTGTTCATTCAGGCGAATGTATTCCGGTGCTCGTCCGCCGGGAATCAACAGCCCGGTATAATCAGCGGGTTTGACATCCGCAAAGGTCGCATTCAGCGTAAAATTGTGGCCTCGCTTTTCAGAATAGGTCTGATCTCCTTCGAAATCATGAATCGACGTCCGAATGATGTCGCCCGCTTTCTTATCGGGACAGACCACATCGACCTGATAGCCGACCATTTGCAGTGCCTGAAACGGAACCATGATTTCATAGTCCTCGACATAATCGCCCGTTAAAAACAGGATGGATTTGTTTGCCATTGGGTTCTCTCCTCTTGTGCTATTTTTTATCCGGCCAGCAAAAATACCAGACGCACTCCAATCATAAGAGCCACTGACAGTAATAACCAGCCAAACTGTTGTCTTAACTGCAGGCCTTTGAGTCGAGCATTCAGATCAGAACCCAGGCGGGCTCCCACCGTCCCTCCCAAAAGCAACGCAATCACAATGATGATGCTCACATTTCCATGCCAGGCATGCGCCACCGTCGACTGAAACGCCACAATCCAGACAATCACCAAACTGCAGGAGATGGCCCGATGAGTGGGAATTCCTAAACCAAAAATCAGCATCGGTAATAACAGGATTCCCCCGCTAATTCCCAACAGACCAGAGATCAAACCCAGCCCCAGTCCAAACCAGGCAATCACAGGAATCGAAAGAGAGCCTTCAAATAAATCTGGAAATCGTGCCAAAGGCGGAATCTGTAATCGATCTTTCAGAAGAGCGCCGCTGAGTTCCGCATCAGATCGACGGGCACTCCTCAAGGAAAGTATCCCCAATCCCAGCAGCATCATAAAATAGATCACCAACACTACGAATTCCGCAACGATGATCTTTTTTCCATTGATACTGAATTCGGCCAAATCTTTGGCATGCTCCAGAATACTTGTTCCGGCAATGACGCCCAGCAACAGTCCGCCGGTAATTACCAACGGAAAAAACAGATCGCGTAGTTTAATTTTTCGCGCTAATAAGGATGTCGTCGCCGGCCCCAAGACCTGACAGGCACTCGCTCCGACTGCCAGTTCCATCGGTATTCCCAGCACAATATTCAGTATGGGTACCAGAAGAAAACCGCCCCCGACCCCAAACATCCCCGCCAGGAAGCCAATCAGCCCCCCGGCTGATGAAATCAGTAAAAAATCGATCAATCCAAAGCCCATCCTGATGCCGCCTTAGATTTGATAGTCGGGGAAAATATAGTCATCGTCAGAATTGTTATTTGAGCGATCCTGCCACTGGTTGAAGATCCAATTCACAATCACTCCCCATAAAACCGGAATGATGATGCAGGCAAAAATGAAAAATAACTTGTCCAGCATAAGCTTGACCTTTGACTGAGTTTACTTTCGTGTGTCTCGTGTTTAGAGGCAAACTGCGGTCTCTGTCAAGCGTCAGCATCAGCTTCCCCCAGATTGCGCTCCGATCTTAGTTGTTTTTTCATATCTTTTATGAGAGCATGTACGTTCGTGAATCAACCTGTTTTTGCTGAGGTCTTCCCAAATATGGATGAGTGCCCCCCTGAATCAGAACAGCCACTCCTCGATCAGATTCAACTCAATCTGATCCACGGAGTAGGTCCGCGCATCCGTCATACACTGTTAGAACATTTCGGTACCGCTTCCCAGATCTTAAAGACGCCTCGACAGGAACTTTTAAACGTACCCGGGATCGGTAAGAAACTGGCCGACGCGATCTGTTATCGCTCTGCCAAGTCGACTGCCGAAGACGAACTCAGACGCTGTCGTGAGTTCGGCTATCAGATTCTGTCTGAAGAAGCAGACGCGTATCCCTCTCTCCTGAAAGAAATGCCAGATCCGCCCTCCCTGCTCTACTGTAAAGGTACACTGCTCCCCGAAGATGAACTGGCGGTCGCCATCGTCGGCTCACGTAAATGCACCCACTACGGACTACAACAGGCAGAAAAGATTGCCGGCGCTCTCGCCCGGTCCGGCATCACAATCGTCAGTGGACTGGCACGCGGCATCGATCGCGCCGCCCATGAAGGTGCGCTCAAAGCAGGTGGCCGAACAATCGCAGTAATGGCCACAGGACTCTCACACATTTACCCACCCGAACATCAGGACCTCTCAGAGCAAGTCGCCAGCCAGGGTGCACTCGTCACCGAATTCCCCCTCGATCAGGCACCAGTCGCCGGTCTGTTTCCGCAACGCAATCGTATCATCAGCGGTCTCTCGATGGGAGTCGTACTGATTGAAGCCGGTCGAAAAAGCGGCGCGCTGCACACTGCTCGTCATGCTTATGAGCAGGGACGTGAAGTCTTCGCTGTTCCCGGCCGCATCGATCATCCAGCCAGTGCCGGTTGTCACGATCTGATTCGTGACGGTGCAATGCTCGTGCGTGATGTGGAAGACATACTGGAAGGACTTGGCCCGGTCAAAACCCCTGTGATGACCGCAGAAAGCCGTGAAGTCCATTCTCCCCGTGAGCTCGCGTTAAGCGAATTTGAACGTGACGTCCTGAATCTGGTCACGCTCGACCCTCAGCACCTCAACGAAATTGTTCAGTCCAGTCATCTCGATTCGTCACGCATTCTGTCGACGCTCACTATCCTGGAAATGCGAAAAGTGGTCAAACGGCTGCCTGGCGGTTTTCTAGTGAGAGCCACCGGCTGATCAGGATTTAAAAACGAAACGCATTCGATTACACTCTCACCATGAATACTGCTTCTGAAGAAAGCATCGCTGGTCAAGCGGTCTACTCAAAAAATTTATTGTCTATCTATGATCTCTGGGTTCTGGGAATTTCAAATTCCCTGATCTGGAAGTGTCGTACAAAACACATTCTGCGCTGGTTGAATCAAAATTTGACATCCAATCATCTGGATGTCGGCGTCGGTACCGGCTACTACCTGGATCACTGCACGTTTCCGAATTCCCAAGTCAGACTCGGCCTGCTGGATTTAAATCCCAACAGTCTGGAAACAACCGCGCAACGAGTTAGTCGCTTTAGTCCCGAAGTCTATCAGGCGGATATCCTGCAGCCCTTACCTGCACCACCCCAGCGGTTTGACTCGGTCAGTCTGAACTATCTGCTGCATTGTCTGCCCGGCGACCTGACATCCAAGGCAACACTCTTTGATCATCTCACTCCCTGGTTGAATCCGGGTGCGCTGATTTCCGGCTCCACGATTCTGCACGAAGGAGTTCCCAAAGGTCTAGCCGCGCGACGATTAATGCGTATTTACAATCAAAAAAAGATCTTCACGAATGCTGCGGACAGTCTCGATGAGTTACAATCTCAGCTTGCCAGTCGCTATACTGGCGTGGAACTGAAAGTCATCGGCTGTGTCGCCTTGTTTCGAGCTCAATTCAATCCCACTACACCTAATTGATGCCTGTATGGAAATTCGTGAATTTGCAGAACGAGTCCTGCTCAGTGACTCACTAGAAGAGAAACTGAAGGCTGCTCCGGAAACACTCACAGACGAGCAACCCGGCAAACCGTTGCGTATTAAAGAACCAGGGCGACCTGCCAATCTGCAATTCGCACCACCCCGCACAGCGCCCGGTATGCCGAAACCGTCTGCGCTGGTCGAACAGGACAAACGGGCGCTCGCCCACCACATTATGGCTAACCATGAACTGCAGGCATTGGAAGTGATGGCCTACATTCTGTGCGCGTTTCCCGATGCCCCTACGGAATTTCGCCAGGGAATGTGTAAAATCATGGCTGACGAGCAACGTCACACCCGCATGCATAAAGAACGCGCTTCGGTACTCGGCCTGGAATTCGGCAGCCTGCCTGTGAACTGTTACATCTGGAAGAAGGCGCTCAGCTACGAAAGCGTGCTTGATTATCTAGCAGGTCTTCCGCTCACCTTCGAAGGTCGCAACCTTGATCACGCACAAGAATTCGAACAGTATTTTCTCGACGCCGGTGACCAGCGCAGTGCCGCGTTGATGAAAGTGGTCTACCGCGATGAAATTCAACACGTCGCATTCGGCCTGCACTGGCTCCGCAAGTTAAAGCCCGATCACCTCTCCGACTGGGATGCTTACGAACAACACTTGCACTGGCCCGTCCGTGCGGCGCTTTCCGTCGGTGATACCTTCAACCGCGAAGGCCGCAAACAGACGGGAATGACCGACGAATTCATCGAGCAACTCTATCAGGCTGCACAAACCGATCTGCCCCCGAATCAGAAACCGAAGAACCTGGAATAAACCGGAGATTTGTCGTGCCTCAGCAAAGTTTGCCTGCAGGAATCAAGGTAATCTTCGTCGACTGGCACGGAGTCCTCACACGCGACCCGTTCTGGATCTCGATTCTCCAAAACTCGTGGCATCCTCTCCATCAGCAATTAACAAACGCAGCAGAAACCCTATTCACACAAAAAAACGACATGGTGCGCGACTGGATGCGGGGAAACCTGACAGCAAATCAGATCGTAGCTACTCTAAAAATCACACCGAGTCATGAATTCCCCCCTAATTACCTGATTCGTAAATTAGTCCATGACTGCCAACTGATGCAAATTAACGGACCGTTGATTCAGTTTTTACAAGAAGCACAGAAAGCAGCTATAATGATTGTCCTCGCAACAGATAATATGGACTGCTTTCATGAAGCAATACAAAGAGCAAGACAGCAGAAACCCAGATCGACTCAACAAAGGTTGTGTGAAACAACATCGTTCGTTGCAGCCGCTCAGCTATTTGATGACATTCTGTGTTCCAGCGAACAAGGCGTACTGAAAAGAGAAGATCCGCGACGTTTTTTCAAAGACTGGCTTAACCGCCATTCCCTCGATTTCAGAGACGCCCTGCTAGTGGACGACCTGGAAATCAACTGCAATGCATTTCGTTGTGTTGGTGGTTCCACTCTGCAAATGACAATCGAACCTTGGAGAACAGATTCAGATCCTGCAATATTAGAGTTTTTCAACCGGTTGCAAACAAAACTATCAAACAAGACTATTTAATCAAGAACTCATTCTCTTATCTATTTCTTCGAAAAATGAATCTAATGCCTCAAAGTGACAACTTCCCGGAAGAAAAGAGCAGTGAAGACATCGCTAATAGTCTGATGTTTCAGTCTATGGATCCGAAAATGCGTGAGAGTGATCCGCGCGCTTACTTTCGTGCGAGGCTCTTAAGTCTCTATGAAGTGCGTGAAGGATTAACTTCAGAGGAATATGAAGAAGAGCGACAGGAAGTCTTTAAACAAATTACGCGCCCTTCTAAACGTCCTCCTTTGTTATACCCGATACTCCTGCCGTTTATTTTCATCGGCTTGATTGCAGCTGGATATGGTATTTACGAGAATGAAGCTCCCCTGGTTGTCGGTTCTGTTCCTGCAATCTTTTTTCCAATCTGGTTCTTGTATCACAACCAAAGACACTACCAGTGGTTAAATTCTTTTTCTCGTGAGCAGCGAACCGAAATCATTCATGAATTGAAACATTCGCATTTCATTGACGAACATGAACAGATTCAGATGCTTTCTGTACTCGATAATAGACGATAAAAATCACTTGCCACAGTAATATTTCTGGGAGTCTTTCTTACTTGGAAACTTTTTTCTTGCCCCGTTTTTTTCGTTTCACTTCGACACTCGGATGCTTGGGGCCGCCACCTAAATAGGGATATGCTTCCAATTCGTCTCCCTTACCCAACTCGCGGGGATCGTGTGTGGCGGTCAATTGCTGGTGTAATTTTTTTTCCAGCTTACCTTTGATCTTCTGATACATCGGATCTTGTGCCACATTTTTGAGTTGGTCAGGATCATTCCGCAGGTCGTACAATTCTTCTGCAGGCAATTTGCCAAACGCC
This window of the Gimesia fumaroli genome carries:
- a CDS encoding dipeptidase codes for the protein MLIFDAHLDMAWNACEWNRDLELPVTEIRKFERQFENIIPGEATVSWHALRKGGVGMTISTLLPRLHRKDAALTHYQSREAAYGVAMGQLAYYRAMVAKGVLREIPDSATLQSHVAEWEANEDAARADGSSIPIGFILSMEGAPPILSPEQIGDWFDAGLRILGPAHYGPGPYCFGTGSTGGLKEEGPALLKEMDRVGMLLDVTHLADQSFWEALEIYQGPVLASHHNCRSLVDADRQLTDEQIKALIERGAVIGCAFDNWMIKPGWTIGVSDPATTSMEDIANHTDHICQLAGNAKHCGMGTDLDGGFGKEQTPHDLDTIADLEMYAGILEKRGYSTEDIKGIMSQNFIDFFLKALPQTSA
- a CDS encoding PLDc N-terminal domain-containing protein, with the translated sequence MFSILGLIFGLLSFVIGILATIFWIWMLIDCLKNEPSVGNDKIIWALVIIFLNGIGALIYYLVRRPERIKQTGQ
- a CDS encoding PLDc N-terminal domain-containing protein, translating into MDSIIVGLIIMGVAAFIILQLVMWIWMLVDCLKNEPSEGNDKVIWVLLMVFLGIIGSLLYYFIRRPQRIEQLGQ
- a CDS encoding FHA domain-containing protein, producing the protein MGFFTSSSKDSQQAPATKTAAGSSYLLWIDGVGTYLVYLQETMRIGGPGDPGTIGGLGSAWADLSLLANLSRHHASIVRSGESYYLEAKAPVFCNQRAVNDRVLLTDQAELRLNTDAVLTFRQPTVLSATACLDLTSYHQPQQRLDGIILMADTCLMGPSCENHVVCHNWSGTVILYRQGDQILCRSKLEIFNNAEPASEGAVLTPGSLVSGPELRFRWEVVS
- a CDS encoding DUF423 domain-containing protein, whose protein sequence is MSCCSLNWSTIGASLGGLAVILGAFGAHGIDGYFTEKYAGQVKTVAGVKVPASQKYLNDFKTGAQYQMYHSLALLMVGFAGLTSQKKKLLNIAGWCFLLGIIFFSGSLYVLTLSGQTFWGAIAPIGGTLLIVGWFSLAAGVCCCGGSASDVVTAPETPSST
- a CDS encoding PLDc N-terminal domain-containing protein gives rise to the protein MGLLVGLVLTVIGFFLSVLAFVLWIWMLIDCLKNEPSVGNDKIIWALVIIFLNGIGALIYYLVRRPERIKQTGQ
- a CDS encoding sulfite exporter TauE/SafE family protein — protein: MGFGLIDFLLISSAGGLIGFLAGMFGVGGGFLLVPILNIVLGIPMELAVGASACQVLGPATTSLLARKIKLRDLFFPLVITGGLLLGVIAGTSILEHAKDLAEFSINGKKIIVAEFVVLVIYFMMLLGLGILSLRSARRSDAELSGALLKDRLQIPPLARFPDLFEGSLSIPVIAWFGLGLGLISGLLGISGGILLLPMLIFGLGIPTHRAISCSLVIVWIVAFQSTVAHAWHGNVSIIIVIALLLGGTVGARLGSDLNARLKGLQLRQQFGWLLLSVALMIGVRLVFLLAG
- a CDS encoding DJ-1/PfpI family protein; this translates as MANKSILFLTGDYVEDYEIMVPFQALQMVGYQVDVVCPDKKAGDIIRTSIHDFEGDQTYSEKRGHNFTLNATFADVKPADYTGLLIPGGRAPEYIRLNEHVLEITREFAEANKPIAAICHGLQLLAAADVLKGKSCTAYPACAPEVNLAGGTYVETPIDGVHVDGNLVSAPAWPAHPQWLAAFLKVLGTKIEL
- a CDS encoding class I SAM-dependent methyltransferase, with amino-acid sequence MNTASEESIAGQAVYSKNLLSIYDLWVLGISNSLIWKCRTKHILRWLNQNLTSNHLDVGVGTGYYLDHCTFPNSQVRLGLLDLNPNSLETTAQRVSRFSPEVYQADILQPLPAPPQRFDSVSLNYLLHCLPGDLTSKATLFDHLTPWLNPGALISGSTILHEGVPKGLAARRLMRIYNQKKIFTNAADSLDELQSQLASRYTGVELKVIGCVALFRAQFNPTTPN
- the dprA gene encoding DNA-processing protein DprA — its product is MNQPVFAEVFPNMDECPPESEQPLLDQIQLNLIHGVGPRIRHTLLEHFGTASQILKTPRQELLNVPGIGKKLADAICYRSAKSTAEDELRRCREFGYQILSEEADAYPSLLKEMPDPPSLLYCKGTLLPEDELAVAIVGSRKCTHYGLQQAEKIAGALARSGITIVSGLARGIDRAAHEGALKAGGRTIAVMATGLSHIYPPEHQDLSEQVASQGALVTEFPLDQAPVAGLFPQRNRIISGLSMGVVLIEAGRKSGALHTARHAYEQGREVFAVPGRIDHPASAGCHDLIRDGAMLVRDVEDILEGLGPVKTPVMTAESREVHSPRELALSEFERDVLNLVTLDPQHLNEIVQSSHLDSSRILSTLTILEMRKVVKRLPGGFLVRATG
- a CDS encoding HAD family hydrolase; the encoded protein is MVRDWMRGNLTANQIVATLKITPSHEFPPNYLIRKLVHDCQLMQINGPLIQFLQEAQKAAIMIVLATDNMDCFHEAIQRARQQKPRSTQQRLCETTSFVAAAQLFDDILCSSEQGVLKREDPRRFFKDWLNRHSLDFRDALLVDDLEINCNAFRCVGGSTLQMTIEPWRTDSDPAILEFFNRLQTKLSNKTI
- a CDS encoding ferritin-like domain-containing protein — encoded protein: MEIREFAERVLLSDSLEEKLKAAPETLTDEQPGKPLRIKEPGRPANLQFAPPRTAPGMPKPSALVEQDKRALAHHIMANHELQALEVMAYILCAFPDAPTEFRQGMCKIMADEQRHTRMHKERASVLGLEFGSLPVNCYIWKKALSYESVLDYLAGLPLTFEGRNLDHAQEFEQYFLDAGDQRSAALMKVVYRDEIQHVAFGLHWLRKLKPDHLSDWDAYEQHLHWPVRAALSVGDTFNREGRKQTGMTDEFIEQLYQAAQTDLPPNQKPKNLE